The Rhodococcus sp. X156 genome window below encodes:
- a CDS encoding MDR family MFS transporter, whose translation MPLTSPVSTTSAAPPRTGRLIALLVAAAFVVILNETIMSVALPDLMVEFEVGASTAQWLTTGFMLTMAVVIPVTGYLLTRLSLRTVFVIAMSSFVVGTLVAASAPVFGVLVLGRIIQAVGTAIMLPLLFTTVLNVVPAERRGRTMGVISIVIAVAPAVGPTIGGVVLDQLSWRWMFWLVVPIAVLATVLGAIWVRNVTEPQRVPLDVVSVVFSAFAFSGLIFGLSSIGQDAEGAALMPPVIPLAVGVVALALFVWRQLRLGDKALLDLRAFQTRDFSVAVVLVAISMMALFGTLILLPIYLQNVLDQSTLTTGLMLLPGGLAMGFLGLVVGALFDKIGPRPLVLPGAIISSAALWGMTTLGVDTSIGTVIAWHILLNIGLAFMFSPLLTAALGALPQRLYSHGSAIVSTLQQVAGAAGTALFITVMTRTTVAGAEDGTDPVTSLSEGIHGALVCGAVISLLAIVGSFFVRRPAAPVDPLAMATAGKTNQVDADREASPVG comes from the coding sequence ATCCCTTTGACTTCGCCTGTCTCCACCACCTCTGCTGCTCCACCTCGGACTGGGCGGTTGATCGCCCTCCTGGTGGCCGCCGCCTTCGTCGTGATCCTCAACGAGACGATCATGAGCGTGGCGCTGCCCGACCTGATGGTCGAGTTCGAGGTCGGCGCCTCGACCGCGCAGTGGCTGACCACCGGCTTCATGCTCACCATGGCGGTGGTCATCCCCGTCACCGGCTACCTGCTGACCCGGCTGTCGCTGCGCACGGTGTTCGTGATCGCGATGTCCAGCTTCGTGGTCGGCACCCTGGTCGCGGCCTCCGCGCCGGTGTTCGGCGTGCTGGTGCTGGGCCGGATCATCCAGGCCGTGGGCACCGCGATCATGCTGCCCCTGCTGTTCACCACCGTGCTCAACGTGGTCCCCGCGGAGCGCCGTGGGCGCACCATGGGCGTCATCTCGATCGTCATCGCCGTCGCCCCCGCGGTCGGCCCCACCATCGGTGGAGTGGTGCTGGACCAGCTCAGCTGGCGCTGGATGTTCTGGCTCGTGGTGCCCATCGCGGTGCTCGCCACCGTGCTGGGTGCGATCTGGGTCCGCAACGTCACCGAGCCGCAGCGAGTGCCGCTGGACGTGGTGTCGGTGGTCTTCTCCGCGTTCGCCTTCAGCGGTCTGATCTTCGGGCTCAGCAGCATCGGCCAGGACGCCGAGGGCGCCGCGCTCATGCCGCCGGTGATCCCGCTGGCAGTGGGTGTGGTCGCGCTGGCGCTGTTCGTCTGGCGCCAGCTGCGCCTGGGTGACAAGGCGCTGCTGGACCTTCGAGCCTTCCAGACGCGGGACTTCTCCGTCGCCGTCGTGCTGGTGGCCATCAGCATGATGGCGCTGTTCGGCACCTTGATCCTGCTGCCGATCTACCTGCAGAACGTCCTCGACCAGTCCACCCTCACCACCGGCCTGATGCTGCTGCCCGGTGGTCTGGCGATGGGCTTCCTCGGCCTGGTGGTCGGCGCGCTGTTCGACAAGATCGGCCCGCGCCCGCTGGTCCTTCCCGGTGCCATCATCTCCAGCGCCGCCCTCTGGGGCATGACCACGCTGGGCGTGGACACCAGCATCGGCACCGTCATCGCGTGGCACATCCTGCTGAACATCGGCCTGGCGTTCATGTTCTCGCCGCTGCTCACCGCCGCGCTCGGCGCCCTGCCGCAGCGGCTGTACTCCCACGGCAGCGCGATCGTCAGCACGCTGCAGCAGGTGGCCGGTGCCGCCGGTACCGCGCTGTTCATCACCGTGATGACGCGCACCACCGTGGCCGGCGCCGAGGACGGCACCGACCCGGTGACCTCCCTGAGCGAGGGCATCCACGGTGCGCTGGTCTGCGGCGCGGTCATCTCGCTGCTGGCCATCGTGGGATCGTTCTTCGTCCGTCGCCCCGCGGCTCCGGTGGACCCGCTGGCGATGGCCACCGCAGGCAAGACCAACCAGGTGGACGCCGACCGCGAGGCCTCCCCGGTCGGCTGA
- a CDS encoding FAD-binding protein, translating into MTVDSTSWDETFDFVVVGSGGGGMTAALTAKDAGMSTVVIEKGSKYGGSTAISGGGIWIPNNPTLRKKGHDDSTGSIRRYLDLLTEGRVPGARLDAYIEHGPKAMELLEQSKWMKFFWTKGYSDYHPELEGGKADGRSIEAKPFDTRKLREDEKYQRPNSMKGPLGLWVTAKDYHDLAMVKRTWAGRRASMVAAWRVSSNMVLRRHMATGGRALVARMRMALKDAGVPVWLKTPMTELVVEGGRVVGVVVQRDGTSVRVGARRGVLLATGGFDHNTEMREKYLPEGGKENHSLGARELKGDGINVGTQLGAAVDLMDDAWWMPSVEHPSGATIPLVSERAIPGQVIVAADGKRFTNEAAPYVNFVHDQLEGKHLPAYFVMDAKARARYPFAQILPGMPFPDDFYSAGIVHKADTLAELAEQVGLPAEALTQTVSRFNDFARSGKDLDFNRGDSAYDRYYGDPTLKNPNLDTIEKAPFYAIRVEVGDLGTKGGLVTDERARVLREDESVIDGLYATGNTTASVMGNEYAGPGATIGPSIAFGYIAAKDAAGVAL; encoded by the coding sequence ATGACTGTGGATAGCACCAGCTGGGACGAGACCTTCGACTTCGTGGTCGTGGGTTCCGGGGGCGGCGGCATGACTGCGGCCCTCACCGCCAAGGACGCGGGCATGTCCACCGTGGTGATCGAGAAGGGCTCCAAGTACGGCGGCTCCACCGCCATCTCCGGCGGCGGGATCTGGATCCCCAACAACCCCACGCTGCGCAAGAAGGGCCACGACGACAGCACCGGCTCCATCCGTCGCTACCTCGACCTGCTCACCGAGGGGCGCGTCCCCGGCGCCCGCCTGGACGCCTACATCGAGCACGGCCCCAAGGCGATGGAGCTGCTCGAGCAGAGCAAGTGGATGAAGTTCTTCTGGACCAAGGGCTACTCCGACTACCACCCCGAGCTGGAGGGCGGCAAGGCCGACGGCCGCTCCATCGAGGCCAAGCCGTTCGACACCCGCAAGCTGCGCGAGGACGAGAAGTACCAGCGCCCCAACAGCATGAAGGGCCCGCTGGGCCTGTGGGTGACGGCCAAGGACTACCACGACCTGGCCATGGTGAAGCGCACGTGGGCCGGCCGTCGAGCATCCATGGTCGCCGCCTGGCGGGTGTCGTCCAACATGGTCCTGCGTCGCCACATGGCCACCGGTGGCCGCGCCCTGGTCGCGCGGATGCGGATGGCCCTCAAGGACGCCGGCGTCCCGGTGTGGCTGAAGACCCCGATGACCGAGCTGGTGGTCGAGGGTGGCCGCGTGGTGGGAGTGGTGGTCCAGCGCGACGGCACGTCGGTGCGGGTGGGTGCTCGCCGCGGTGTCCTGCTGGCCACCGGTGGCTTCGACCACAACACCGAGATGCGGGAGAAGTACCTGCCCGAGGGCGGCAAGGAGAACCACAGCCTCGGCGCCCGTGAGCTCAAGGGTGACGGCATCAACGTCGGCACCCAGCTCGGTGCGGCCGTGGACCTCATGGACGACGCCTGGTGGATGCCCTCGGTGGAGCACCCCTCCGGTGCCACCATCCCGCTGGTGTCCGAGCGGGCCATCCCCGGCCAGGTCATCGTGGCCGCCGACGGCAAGCGTTTCACCAACGAGGCCGCGCCGTACGTGAACTTCGTGCACGACCAGCTGGAGGGCAAGCACCTGCCGGCGTACTTCGTGATGGACGCCAAGGCCCGCGCGCGCTACCCGTTCGCGCAGATCCTGCCCGGCATGCCCTTCCCGGACGACTTCTACTCCGCCGGCATCGTGCACAAGGCCGACACCCTCGCCGAGCTGGCCGAGCAGGTCGGGCTGCCGGCTGAGGCGCTGACCCAGACGGTGAGCCGCTTCAACGACTTCGCCCGCAGCGGCAAGGACCTCGACTTCAACCGGGGCGACAGCGCCTATGACCGCTACTACGGCGACCCGACGCTGAAGAACCCCAACCTCGACACCATCGAGAAGGCGCCGTTCTACGCGATCCGCGTGGAGGTGGGCGACCTGGGCACCAAGGGTGGCCTGGTCACCGACGAGCGGGCCCGGGTGCTGCGCGAGGACGAGTCGGTCATCGACGGGCTCTACGCCACCGGCAACACCACCGCGTCGGTGATGGGCAACGAGTACGCCGGCCCGGGCGCCACCATCGGCCCCTCCATCGCCTTCGGCTACATCGCGGCCAAGGACGCGGCGGGCGTGGCGCTCTGA
- a CDS encoding NAD(P)/FAD-dependent oxidoreductase: MHDLLVAGGGPAGLAVALGAARAGLDVVVCERRGGTLDKACGEGLMPVALHALQALGVDPPGHAIRGITYRQGSLAAHAAFTAGPGRGVRRTELHRALREAVQQQGVSVLDRTVHAPVQHDDRVEAAGLCARYLVAADGLHSPLRRALGLQAPTTAAPRWGQRRHYALAPTTDHVEVTWGEHSEAYVTPVAPDTLGVAVLSATRAGFAEQLREFPLLAEQLAGATPVSPVRGAGPLRQPVRRRVAGRVLLVGDAAGYVDALTGEGLAVALGAAAELVRCVRAGRPQDYERAWARVSRRSRLITSGLLWARDRPVLARRVVPLAARAPGLFAAGVSRLAY; the protein is encoded by the coding sequence ATGCATGACCTGCTCGTCGCCGGCGGCGGGCCCGCCGGGCTGGCGGTGGCCCTCGGCGCAGCCCGTGCCGGGCTGGACGTGGTGGTGTGCGAGCGGCGCGGAGGGACCCTGGACAAGGCGTGCGGCGAGGGGCTGATGCCGGTGGCGCTGCACGCGCTGCAGGCTCTCGGCGTCGATCCGCCGGGCCACGCCATCCGCGGCATCACCTACCGCCAGGGCAGCCTGGCCGCCCACGCCGCGTTCACCGCCGGGCCCGGACGCGGGGTGCGGCGCACCGAGCTCCACCGAGCGCTGCGCGAGGCTGTGCAGCAGCAGGGCGTGTCCGTCCTGGACCGCACCGTGCACGCCCCCGTGCAGCACGACGACCGGGTGGAGGCGGCAGGGCTGTGCGCGCGGTACCTGGTGGCCGCCGACGGGCTGCACTCCCCCCTGCGCCGCGCCCTGGGGCTGCAGGCGCCGACCACCGCGGCACCTCGGTGGGGCCAGCGCCGCCACTACGCGCTGGCCCCCACCACCGACCACGTGGAGGTGACCTGGGGCGAGCACTCCGAGGCCTACGTGACGCCCGTGGCGCCGGACACCCTCGGGGTGGCGGTGCTCTCCGCCACCCGCGCCGGCTTCGCCGAGCAGCTGCGGGAGTTCCCGCTGCTGGCCGAGCAGCTGGCCGGGGCCACCCCGGTGTCGCCGGTGCGCGGCGCGGGGCCTTTGCGCCAACCGGTGCGCCGGCGGGTGGCCGGCCGGGTGCTGCTGGTGGGGGACGCCGCCGGCTACGTGGACGCGCTCACCGGGGAGGGCCTGGCCGTGGCGCTCGGGGCAGCCGCCGAGCTGGTGCGCTGCGTGCGGGCGGGCCGGCCGCAGGACTACGAGCGCGCCTGGGCCCGGGTGTCGCGCCGCTCGCGGCTGATCACCAGCGGCCTGCTCTGGGCCCGAGACAGACCGGTGCTCGCGCGGCGTGTGGTTCCACTGGCCGCGCGAGCACCGGGGTTGTTCGCTGCCGGGGTGTCCCGGCTGGCTTACTGA
- a CDS encoding 3-oxoacyl-[acyl-carrier-protein] synthase III C-terminal domain-containing protein codes for MTTLTAAHGALPPHCYPQEQITETFAQLCLPDDRSRLLLNRFHESAHVSTRHLVLPLERYAGLDGFTAANNVFLQEAVDLGAQALLGALADSGLTPEDVDLIMSTTVTGIAVPSLDARMAAMVGLRPDVKRVPLMGLGCMAGASGVARLHDYLRGAPDEVAVLVSVELCSLTLQRGDASVANMVASGLFGDGAAAVVAVGAERATAHQGPQVVDSRSHLYPNTADAMGWDVGTTGLAIVLGAEVPELVDTYLGEDVRGLLAAHELKLEDVTRWISHPGGPKVLRAVQAALGLGDDALALTWHSLSTVGNMSSASVLHVLRDTLQQRPAGPGDRGVLMAMGPGFAAELVLLQW; via the coding sequence GTGACCACGCTCACCGCAGCGCACGGCGCCCTGCCCCCGCACTGCTACCCGCAGGAGCAGATCACCGAGACGTTTGCGCAGCTGTGCCTGCCGGACGACCGGTCCCGGTTGCTGCTCAACCGGTTCCACGAGAGCGCCCACGTCTCCACCCGGCACCTCGTCCTGCCCCTCGAGCGCTACGCCGGCCTGGACGGCTTCACCGCGGCCAACAACGTCTTCCTCCAGGAGGCCGTGGACCTCGGCGCGCAGGCCCTGCTCGGCGCCCTCGCCGACTCCGGGCTCACCCCCGAGGACGTCGACCTGATCATGTCCACCACGGTCACCGGCATCGCCGTGCCCTCGCTGGACGCGCGCATGGCCGCCATGGTCGGGCTGCGCCCGGACGTCAAGCGGGTCCCGCTGATGGGCCTGGGCTGCATGGCGGGGGCGTCCGGAGTGGCTCGACTGCACGACTACCTCCGCGGCGCCCCGGACGAGGTGGCCGTGCTGGTGTCGGTGGAGCTGTGCTCGCTCACCCTGCAGCGCGGGGACGCCAGCGTGGCCAACATGGTGGCCTCCGGGCTCTTCGGCGACGGCGCGGCCGCGGTGGTCGCCGTGGGCGCCGAGCGCGCCACCGCTCACCAGGGTCCGCAGGTGGTCGACTCCCGCAGCCACCTCTACCCCAACACCGCCGACGCCATGGGCTGGGACGTGGGCACCACCGGGCTGGCCATCGTGCTGGGCGCGGAGGTGCCCGAGCTGGTGGACACCTACCTGGGCGAGGACGTGCGGGGCCTGCTCGCCGCGCACGAGCTGAAGCTCGAGGACGTCACGCGCTGGATCAGCCACCCTGGCGGGCCCAAGGTGCTGCGGGCGGTGCAGGCCGCGCTGGGCCTGGGCGACGACGCGCTGGCCCTGACCTGGCACTCGCTGAGCACCGTGGGCAACATGTCCTCGGCCTCGGTGCTGCACGTGCTGCGCGACACCCTGCAGCAGCGCCCCGCCGGACCCGGTGACCGCGGGGTGCTGATGGCGATGGGCCCGGGCTTCGCCGCCGAGCTGGTGCTGCTGCAGTGGTGA
- a CDS encoding isoprenylcysteine carboxyl methyltransferase family protein: protein MSEVWFTVLVALVGVERLAELVIARRNLAWSRERGGRESGAGHYPAMVVLHTGLLVGCLLEVWLADPPFIPGLGWPMLALVVAAQGLRWWCITTLGPQWNTRVVVVPDLPRITHGPYRLIPHPNYVAVVVEGVALPLVHTAWVTAVVFTVLNAALLTVRIRSENHALAALDA from the coding sequence GTGAGCGAGGTCTGGTTCACCGTCCTGGTGGCACTGGTCGGCGTGGAGCGGCTCGCCGAGCTGGTGATCGCCCGGCGCAACCTGGCCTGGAGCCGCGAGCGCGGCGGGCGGGAGAGCGGGGCCGGCCACTACCCCGCCATGGTGGTGCTGCACACCGGGCTGCTGGTGGGCTGCCTGCTGGAGGTGTGGCTCGCCGACCCGCCGTTCATCCCCGGCCTCGGCTGGCCCATGCTGGCGCTGGTGGTCGCCGCGCAGGGCCTGCGGTGGTGGTGCATCACCACGCTGGGTCCACAGTGGAACACCCGGGTGGTGGTGGTGCCGGACCTGCCGCGGATCACCCACGGCCCCTACCGGCTGATCCCCCACCCCAACTACGTGGCGGTGGTGGTGGAGGGGGTCGCGCTGCCGCTGGTGCACACCGCCTGGGTCACCGCGGTGGTGTTCACGGTGCTCAACGCGGCGCTGCTCACCGTGCGCATCCGCAGCGAGAACCACGCACTGGCGGCGCTGGATGCATGA
- a CDS encoding SRPBCC family protein yields the protein MRGKTKGRFRKPQPQGTADRISVGTLPARTVRISEAVLLRHPPEQVWELIFPAEHAPVLSPNIVRGFAVPGTPTVGVGHQQCFTDVAGNTSILEVIEHEAGRRAVTRTISPRPAVPHRMVHLVDPAPNGTVLSLGIEIDVPAGQQIDPGFEPLQRRGLRDYLDRAQRALAMAETTRTTNRGRHARLDD from the coding sequence ATGAGGGGGAAAACCAAGGGGCGCTTCAGGAAACCGCAACCGCAGGGGACCGCCGACCGCATCTCTGTCGGCACGCTGCCCGCCCGCACCGTGCGCATCAGCGAGGCCGTGCTGCTGCGGCACCCGCCAGAGCAGGTCTGGGAGCTGATTTTTCCGGCCGAGCACGCCCCGGTGCTGTCCCCGAACATCGTGCGCGGCTTCGCCGTGCCCGGGACACCCACGGTGGGGGTCGGTCACCAGCAGTGCTTCACCGACGTGGCCGGCAACACGAGCATCCTGGAGGTGATCGAGCACGAGGCGGGCCGGCGGGCCGTCACCCGCACCATCTCACCGCGGCCGGCGGTGCCGCACCGAATGGTGCACCTGGTGGACCCGGCCCCCAACGGCACCGTGCTCAGCCTGGGCATCGAGATCGACGTCCCTGCCGGTCAGCAGATCGACCCGGGCTTCGAGCCGTTGCAGCGTCGGGGACTGCGGGACTACCTCGACCGGGCCCAACGGGCGCTGGCCATGGCCGAGACCACCAGGACGACCAACCGCGGCAGGCACGCACGGCTCGACGACTAG
- a CDS encoding sterol desaturase family protein: MDLWESLDPLKNPLTYAAPFFALCIVIELLALRWLDDDEHQPRTGYDFRDARTSISMGVGSIAVLTAYKIVTFFAFVAVYSYLAPWHLPTNTWWYWVLVVLGVDLAYYWHHRFSHRVRLGWAGHQAHHSSEYMNLGTALRQKWNPWFEFFFWLPLPLLGFSPWTLYVGFSLNLIYQFFTHTEAVGRLPAPVEWVFNTPSHHRVHHGSDAEYLDTNYGGILIVWDRLFGTFVREGRRPRYGLTKPVGTYNLLRLQYGEYARMARDVRAASTWRERMGYVFGPPGWTPSERGPATPTVAVAAATAGAGGAHP, encoded by the coding sequence ATGGATCTGTGGGAGTCGTTGGACCCGTTGAAGAATCCGCTGACGTACGCGGCTCCGTTCTTCGCGCTCTGCATCGTCATCGAGCTGCTCGCGCTGCGGTGGCTGGACGACGACGAGCACCAGCCGCGCACGGGCTACGACTTCAGGGACGCACGCACCAGCATCTCCATGGGCGTGGGGTCGATCGCGGTGCTGACGGCGTACAAGATCGTCACCTTCTTCGCCTTCGTGGCGGTGTACTCCTACCTGGCGCCCTGGCACCTGCCGACCAACACCTGGTGGTACTGGGTGCTCGTCGTCCTCGGCGTCGACCTGGCCTACTACTGGCACCACCGCTTCTCCCACCGCGTGCGGCTGGGGTGGGCCGGCCACCAGGCGCACCACTCCAGCGAGTACATGAACCTGGGCACCGCGCTGCGGCAGAAGTGGAACCCCTGGTTCGAGTTCTTCTTCTGGCTGCCGCTGCCGCTGCTGGGCTTCTCGCCGTGGACGCTGTACGTGGGGTTCTCGCTCAACCTCATCTACCAGTTCTTCACCCACACCGAGGCGGTGGGGCGCCTGCCGGCGCCGGTGGAGTGGGTGTTCAACACGCCCTCGCACCACCGGGTGCACCACGGCAGCGACGCCGAGTACCTGGACACCAACTACGGCGGCATCCTCATCGTCTGGGACCGGCTGTTCGGCACGTTCGTCCGCGAGGGCCGGCGGCCGCGGTACGGCCTGACCAAGCCGGTGGGGACCTACAACCTGCTGCGCCTGCAGTACGGCGAGTACGCCCGGATGGCTCGGGACGTCCGCGCGGCGAGCACGTGGCGGGAGCGGATGGGCTACGTGTTCGGCCCGCCGGGCTGGACGCCCTCCGAGCGTGGCCCGGCCACCCCGACCGTCGCCGTCGCGGCGGCCACCGCCGGTGCCGGTGGAGCCCACCCGTAG
- a CDS encoding PIG-L family deacetylase produces MSVLVCFHAHPDDEVFNTGGVMRLAADAGHRVVVVTATDGALGEFPEGLLAPGERLADRREKEVTESVRILGADRLVLLGYADSGMAGTEGNHDPEAFCNADVEQAATRLAAVLREEGADVLTVYDAHGGYGHPDHVQVHRVGVRAAELAGTAHVYEATTDRDHMRQLLAMAGEWSEEGAPPIDVETFGLPASEITTTVDVSAVMAAKRAAMHAYPSQVGDFGPFLDMPTEQLTAAFGREWFRKRDAAPDLTETALAL; encoded by the coding sequence ATGAGTGTGCTGGTGTGCTTCCACGCCCATCCTGACGACGAGGTGTTCAACACCGGTGGCGTGATGCGCCTGGCTGCCGACGCCGGGCACCGGGTGGTGGTGGTGACGGCCACCGACGGCGCGCTCGGCGAGTTCCCGGAGGGCCTGCTCGCGCCGGGGGAGCGCCTGGCCGACCGCCGCGAGAAGGAGGTCACCGAGTCGGTGCGCATCCTGGGTGCTGACCGCCTGGTGCTGCTCGGCTACGCCGACTCCGGCATGGCGGGCACCGAGGGCAACCACGACCCGGAGGCGTTCTGCAACGCCGACGTGGAGCAGGCCGCCACCCGCCTGGCCGCCGTGCTGCGCGAGGAGGGCGCCGACGTGCTCACCGTGTACGACGCGCACGGCGGCTACGGCCACCCCGACCACGTCCAGGTGCACCGGGTGGGGGTGCGCGCCGCCGAGCTGGCCGGCACTGCGCACGTCTACGAGGCCACCACCGACCGCGACCACATGCGGCAGCTGCTGGCCATGGCCGGCGAGTGGTCGGAGGAGGGGGCGCCGCCGATCGACGTGGAGACCTTCGGCCTGCCCGCCTCGGAGATCACCACGACGGTGGACGTCAGCGCCGTGATGGCGGCCAAGCGCGCCGCGATGCACGCCTACCCCTCCCAGGTCGGCGACTTCGGCCCGTTCCTCGACATGCCCACCGAGCAGCTCACCGCCGCCTTCGGCAGGGAGTGGTTCCGCAAGCGCGACGCAGCCCCCGACCTCACCGAGACCGCGCTGGCGCTGTAG
- a CDS encoding MgtC/SapB family protein, with amino-acid sequence MHASDLLTGPGQGWVQLVELGIAFVLSALIGLEREVRGKSAGLRTQAIVGTSSALILLVGKYGFTDVVAEGVSVDPTRVASQIVSGIGFLGAGLIITRQGAVRGLTTAAAVWETAAIGMAAGAGLVLLAVVVTALHFVIVLGFAPGIARIPHLHQAVQLHITYRDGEGVLRRLLSTCGVHGWTVNAMTADAPGRRDVSESLALHEPGQVGVMMILAGARVGDASRVLAGVDGVTSVTVVDEESE; translated from the coding sequence ATGCACGCGTCCGACCTGCTGACCGGCCCCGGACAGGGCTGGGTGCAGCTCGTCGAGCTCGGAATCGCGTTCGTCCTGTCCGCACTGATCGGCCTGGAGCGCGAGGTGCGCGGCAAGAGCGCGGGGCTGCGCACCCAGGCCATCGTCGGGACGTCCTCGGCGCTGATCCTGCTGGTCGGCAAGTACGGGTTCACCGACGTCGTGGCCGAGGGCGTCAGCGTCGACCCCACCCGGGTCGCCTCCCAGATCGTGTCCGGCATCGGGTTCCTCGGCGCCGGGCTGATCATCACCCGGCAAGGTGCGGTGCGCGGGCTGACCACCGCGGCGGCCGTCTGGGAGACCGCCGCCATCGGGATGGCGGCCGGTGCCGGACTGGTGCTGCTGGCCGTCGTCGTGACCGCGCTGCACTTCGTGATCGTGCTGGGCTTCGCACCGGGGATCGCCCGGATCCCCCACCTGCACCAGGCCGTCCAGCTGCACATCACCTACCGCGACGGCGAGGGTGTGCTGCGGCGCCTGCTGAGCACCTGCGGCGTGCACGGGTGGACGGTGAACGCCATGACCGCGGACGCGCCGGGGCGCCGCGACGTCAGCGAGTCGCTGGCCCTGCACGAACCCGGCCAGGTGGGCGTGATGATGATCCTGGCCGGAGCCAGGGTCGGGGACGCCTCCCGGGTGCTGGCCGGGGTGGACGGAGTCACCTCGGTGACCGTGGTCGACGAGGAGTCCGAGTGA
- a CDS encoding sulfurtransferase — translation MPDNLRHVPAEWLHEHLHDSNVRVIDATVFLPSEANGWRMESGRAAYEQAHVPSAVFADLISDLSDSAGEAPFAAAPSEQFATVMGTLGVSNESTVVAYDQANGIWATRMWWQLALEGFDNAVILDGGLQAWQRAGFDTATGVESYPPASFVAHRRPEMLRSTADVEAAITDPDVLLVNALDAETYAKGHIPGSVNVPFGDLVDAHGELKSRQELRELFAAAGALDPDKQPVTYCGGGIAATAAALALAEAGRDDVAVYDGSMNAWTADPQRPLQQG, via the coding sequence ATGCCTGACAACCTGCGCCACGTGCCGGCCGAGTGGCTGCACGAGCACCTGCACGACAGCAACGTTCGCGTCATCGACGCCACCGTCTTCCTGCCCTCCGAGGCCAACGGGTGGCGGATGGAGTCCGGCCGCGCCGCCTACGAGCAGGCGCACGTGCCCAGCGCGGTGTTCGCCGACCTCATCAGCGACCTGTCCGACAGCGCCGGGGAGGCCCCCTTCGCCGCGGCGCCGTCGGAGCAGTTCGCCACCGTCATGGGCACGCTCGGGGTCTCCAACGAGTCCACGGTGGTGGCCTACGACCAGGCCAACGGCATCTGGGCCACCCGGATGTGGTGGCAGCTCGCCCTGGAGGGCTTCGACAACGCGGTCATCCTCGACGGCGGTCTGCAGGCCTGGCAGCGCGCCGGGTTCGACACCGCCACCGGGGTGGAGTCCTACCCGCCGGCGAGCTTCGTGGCGCACCGGCGTCCGGAGATGCTGCGCTCCACCGCCGACGTGGAGGCCGCGATCACCGACCCTGACGTGCTGCTGGTGAACGCCCTGGACGCGGAGACCTACGCCAAGGGTCACATCCCGGGCAGCGTCAACGTGCCCTTCGGTGACCTGGTGGACGCCCACGGGGAGCTCAAGTCGCGGCAGGAGCTGCGGGAGCTGTTCGCCGCTGCCGGGGCGCTGGACCCGGACAAGCAGCCGGTCACCTACTGCGGCGGCGGGATCGCCGCCACCGCGGCGGCGCTGGCCCTGGCCGAGGCCGGTCGCGACGACGTCGCGGTGTACGACGGGTCGATGAACGCCTGGACGGCCGACCCGCAGCGGCCGCTGCAGCAGGGCTAG
- a CDS encoding PaaI family thioesterase, whose amino-acid sequence MSEVEFVLSDVPSSEIDRLESFYVPLADCVRELVDATIRTTVDEDEARAVHAEVTTLVRRLRAAQIDGPAGVHVNEQGRSWSWGNAVIGRRNAAAPPLTIVHDPDGLAHCDVVLGAAAEGPPGHVHGGVTALMLDHLMGETASAFRRLTMTGTLTMRYRRATPLGGLRLEERIDREEGRKVYVVATVADADGVTVEAEGVFIVPSWSV is encoded by the coding sequence GTGAGCGAGGTCGAGTTCGTCCTGAGCGACGTGCCCAGCAGCGAGATCGACCGCCTGGAGTCCTTCTACGTGCCGCTGGCCGACTGCGTGCGCGAGCTGGTCGACGCCACCATCCGCACCACGGTGGACGAGGACGAGGCCAGGGCGGTGCACGCCGAGGTCACCACCCTGGTGCGCCGGCTGCGGGCAGCGCAGATCGACGGGCCCGCCGGAGTGCACGTCAACGAGCAGGGCCGCAGCTGGAGCTGGGGCAACGCGGTGATCGGCAGGCGCAACGCCGCCGCCCCACCGCTGACGATCGTGCACGACCCCGACGGCCTGGCGCACTGCGACGTGGTGCTCGGCGCAGCGGCCGAGGGCCCACCCGGCCACGTCCACGGTGGAGTCACGGCCCTCATGCTCGACCACCTGATGGGTGAGACCGCCAGCGCCTTCCGCCGGCTCACGATGACCGGGACGCTGACCATGCGCTACCGCCGCGCCACCCCGCTCGGCGGGCTGCGCCTGGAGGAACGCATCGACCGCGAGGAGGGCCGCAAGGTCTACGTCGTCGCCACCGTCGCCGACGCCGACGGCGTCACCGTGGAGGCCGAGGGCGTGTTCATCGTGCCCAGCTGGTCGGTCTAG